A single Gasterosteus aculeatus chromosome 2, fGasAcu3.hap1.1, whole genome shotgun sequence DNA region contains:
- the LOC120829229 gene encoding tumor necrosis factor receptor superfamily member 5 isoform X1 yields the protein MRRSLFCAVLCVSVLVTPGTCCLSKEYELQSGQCCPMCHEGSVVKRDCTPQSGTRCVPCVDGTYMDRPNGLNKCFPCSSCDQGSVVKRDCTPQSGTRCVPCVDGTYMDRPNGLNKCFPCSSCDQGRGLFAKQNCTSTSDTVCDVIAGHFCTDLIEDEDEDEECRSARRHSDCKPGHRVKEPGTRRTDTTCEPCPAGSFSLEGVNCSLWTTCSENQVEVKGGNLTSDTVCGAAPRHLYGLIAVPVVVLVMVLIGTPVVLWIKRRNQKKQQQGPGSSVPLGEETSACLQEESSREGPQGMLSVASGEEASACLQEESSREGPPC from the exons ATGCGTCGGTCGCTCTTCT GTGCGGTCCTCTGTGTCTCCGTCCTCGTCACTCCAGGGACGTGTTGTCTGTCCAAGGAGTACGAACTACAGTCCGGCCAGTGCTGTCCGATGTGCCACGAAG GTTCAGTGGTTAAAAGAGACTGCACTCCTCAGTCAGGCACGCGGTGCGTCCCCTGTGTGGACGGGACGTATATGGACCGACCCAATGGGCTGAATAAGTGCTTCCCCTGCAGCTCCTGTGACCAAG GTTCAGTGGTTAAAAGAGACTGCACTCCTCAGTCAGGCACGCGGTGCGTCCCCTGTGTGGACGGGACGTATATGGACCGACCCAATGGGCTGAATAAGTGCTTCCCCTGCAGCTCCTGTGACCAAG GCCGTGGTCTCTTTGCCAAACAGAACTGCACATCAACAAGTGACAccgtctgtgacgtcatcgctGGTCACTTCTGCACGGACCTgatagaagatgaagatgaagatgaagaatgcCGTTCGGCACGCAGACATTCAGACTGTAAACCTGGTCACAGGGTCAAAGAGCCTG GGACCAGAAGAACTGACACAACGTGTGAACCTTGTCCCGCAGGCAGTTTTTCACTGGAGGGTGTGAATTGTTCACTTTGGACCAC TTGTTCAGAAAACCAAGTGGAGGTCAAAGGAGGAAACCTGACCAGTGACACTGTTTGTGGAGCTGCTCCAAGACACCTTTACGGGTTAATAGCTGTACCTGTAGTTGTACTTGTAATGGTACTAATAGGAACACCGGTTGTCCTCTGGATCAAAA GGAGAAATCAAAAGAAGCAACAG CAGGGGCCCGGGAGCAGCGTACCACTTGGGGAAGAGACGTCGGCGTGTCTGCAGGAGGAGTCCAGTCGGGAAGGACCTCAAGGGATGTTGAGCGTAGCATCTGGGGAAGAGGCGTCGGCGTGTCTGCAGGAGGAGTCCAGTCGGGAAGGACCGCCATGTTGA
- the mrpl49 gene encoding large ribosomal subunit protein mL49 has translation MAALRTAHPAVLRGALRLYIRAPGPPASAVGLRCVSDAAPQDQTGVPSESTEEYKFVERLVPPSRVPAPPPRAGPSPSGWTPPADAPPPLAYTVRRSRMHNIPVYTDTTHGSRRTTLVRKVEGDIWALERDVKQHLKEVMGTEPPTQVNEVTMTLKVKGHVDSELKEWLVSKGF, from the coding sequence ATGGCGGCTCTCCGCACCGCGCATCCCGCTGTCCTCCGCGGGGCCCTCCGGCTTTACATCCGGGCTCCGGGACCTCCTGCCTCGGCTGTCGGCCTCAGGTGTGTTAGTGACGCTGCTCCACAAGACCAAACCGGGGTCCCTTCGGAATCCACGGAGGAATACAAGTTCGTGGAGCGGCTCGTCCCGCCGTCCCGGGTCCCCGCTCCGCCGCCGCGCGCCGGTCCTTCCCCGTCCGGCTGGACGCCTCCGGCAgacgcgccgccgccgctggcCTACACGGTCCGCCGCTCCCGCATGCACAACATCCCGGTGTACACCGACACGACGCACGGCAGCCGCAGGACAACGCTCGTGCGGAAAGTGGAGGGGGACATCTGGGCTCTGGAGAGGGACGTGAAGCAGCACCTGAAGGAGGTGATGGGGACGGAGCCGCCCACGCAGGTCAACGAGGTCACCATGACcttgaaggtcaaaggtcatgtcGACAGTGAGTTGAAGGAGTGGCTGGTCAGCAAGGGCTTCTGA
- the LOC144387239 gene encoding uncharacterized protein LOC144387239: protein MTTRAVRERTVLMVLMGLMGLMVLMVLMGLMVLMGLMVLMVLMVLMVLMILMGLMGLMVLMVLMVLMILMVLMGLMGLMVLMVLMGLMVLMILMGLMVLMGLMVLMVLMGLMVLMVLMVLMVLMVLMILMVLMGLMGLMVLMVLMVLMVLMILMVLMGLMGLMVLMVLMVLMVLMILMVLMVLMVLMVLVVLMEDALWEHPEITAEPRLMSARHLHHWSVGRW, encoded by the coding sequence ATGACGACACGCGCGGTGAGAGAGCGGACCGTCCTGATGGTCCTGATGGGTCTGATGGGTCTGATGGTCCTGATGGTCCTGATGGGTCTGATGGTCCTGATGGGTCTGATGGTCCTGATGGTTCTGATGGTCCTGATGGTTCTGATGATACTGATGGGTCTGATGGGTCTGATGGTCCTGATGGTCCTGATGGTTCTGATGATACTGATGGTCCTGATGGGTCTGATGGGTCTGATGGTCCTGATGGTCCTGATGGGTCTGATGGTTCTGATGATACTGATGGGTCTGATGGTCCTGATGGGTCTGATGGTCCTGATGGTTCTGATGGGTCTGATGGTCCTGATGGTCCTGATGGTTCTGATGGTCCTGATGGTCCTGATGATACTGATGGTCCTGATGGGTCTGATGGGTCTGATGGTCCTGATGGTTCTGATGGTCCTGATGGTCCTGATGATACTGATGGTCCTGATGGGTCTGATGGGTCTGATGGTCCTGATGGTTCTGATGGTCCTGATGGTTCTGATGATACTGATGGTACTGATGGTCCTGATGGTCCTGATGGTTCTGGTGGTTCTGATGGAGGATGCTCTCTGGGAACACCCTGAAATAACTGCAGAGCCCCGTCTTATGAGCGCCCGTCACCTCCACCATTGGTCGGTGGGTCGGTGGTGA
- the las1l gene encoding ribosomal biogenesis protein LAS1L, producing MKKKKSAEKRRHVVAWANKAEWDQVLEYLYSKDCALQRFALQRVSAWRGRYANSTPVAVDCTADLVRCQVLDRSGQLDGDDLVLLYGAGLVRFVNLITQRQQGKTARPLRRLAGHLNIPEWVVDLRHAVTHRKLPTLQWCRKGCAVVLEWLQQAYWSRQLGGGPNEGWESESDGEHEEADLKCQEDELIARQEEMEAYTNARDLLMSFEKEQYQAFGGHAEDKEKNLWPAPFADMSWLLGEIKQFALQSSNWLIDVLLEDGFLVPTAEQLQTLGCDPSGDGGATEPRLPQAFLRFWLPLLKVLNSPLFIHLLLEKLFVELKLLSDEQNAHRAFYISAWISEIIVCNSNKFEYHYETEGRRRARMKDRVFVNRIQLRWQQLLSACLDAPCVSTPHLLQLILDDMEHPLPVETRQRLLQLCSIYTRSADCEPGAPLQRKQPVYTLESLHEKLQHSRRLGHQWRSAAEAERSESSRDNNWADVHAEKAKLLQGSPWQVCSDKVLWKNHPLGKVPGQSDDPSRLMLENYSTMTVFDQPVESITAHNVPGASAAGRTADGLLWNPSDINKLKSGLQLF from the coding sequence atgaagaagaagaagagcgccGAGAAAAGGCGCCACGTGGTGGCGTGGGCCAACAAAGCCGAGTGGGACCAGGTCCTGGAGTACCTGTACTCCAAGGACTGCGCCCTGCAGAGGTTCGCCCTGCAGAGGGTGTCGGCGTGGAGAGGCCGGTACGCCAACAGCACCCCCGTGGCGGTGGACTGCACAGCGGACCTGGTGCGGTGCCAGGTGCTGGACAGGTCGGGACAGCTGGACGGAGACGATCTGGTCCTGCTTTACGGGGCCGGCCTGGTGAGGTTCGTCAATCTGATCACGCAGCGACAGCAGGGGAAAACAGCCCGCCCGCTGAGGCGGCTGGCGGGGCACCTGAACATCCCCGAGTGGGTGGTGGACCTGAGGCACGCCGTGACGCACAGGAAGCTCCCGACCCTACAATGGTGCCGAAAGGGATGCGCGGTGGTTCTGGAGTGGCTCCAGCAGGCGTACTGGTCCAGGCAGTTGGGAGGAGGGCCCAATGAGGGCTGGGAGTCCGAGTCGGACGGAGAGCATGAAGAGGCAGACCTGAAGTGCCAGGAGGATGAGCTCATCGCGAggcaggaggagatggaagcCTACACGAATGCGCGGGACCTTCTGATGTCCTTTGAAAAGGAGCAGTACCAGGCTTTCGGCGGACATGCTGAGGACAAAGAGAAGAACTTGTGGCCGGCCCCCTTTGCAGACATGAGCTGGTTGCTGGGCGAGATCAAGCAGTTTGCTTTGCAGTCCAGTAATTGGCTGATTGACGTGTTGCTGGAAGACGGATTTCTAGTTCCGACTGCAGAACAACTGCAAACGTTGGGCTGCGACCCCTCTGGCGACGGCGGCGCCACGGAACCCAGACTTCCTCAAGCCTTCCTCCGCTTCTGGCTGCCGCTCCTGAAGGTGCTCAACTCCCCCCTCTTTATTCATCTCCTCCTGGAGAAGCTGTTCGTTGAGCTGAAGCTGCTCTCCGACGAGCAGAATGCTCACAGGGCTTTCTACATCTCGGCGTGGATTTCAGAAATCATTGTCTGCAACAGCAACAAATTTGAGTACCACTATGAAAcggagggacggaggagggCGAGAATGAAGGACCGGGTCTTCGTAAACCGCATCCAGCTTCGGTGGCAGCAGCTGCTCTCGGCATGCCTGGATGCTCCCTGTGTCAGCACGcctcacctgctgcagctgaTCCTGGACGATATGGAGCATCCTCTCCCTGTGGAAACCCGGCAGCGGCTGCTCCAGCTCTGCTCCATCTACACACGGAGTGCAGACTGCGAGCCCGGCGCtcctctgcagaggaaacagCCCGTGTACACACTGGAGAGCTTGCACGAGAAGCTGCAACATTCGCGGCGCCTCGGCCATCAGTGGCGTTCTGCGGCTGAAGCGGAGAGGAGCGAGTCCTCCCGCGACAACAACTGGGCAGATGTTCATGCTGAAAAGGCCAAATTGCTCCAAGGCTCTCCGTGGCAGGTGTGCAGCGACAAGGTGCTGTGGAAGAACCATCCTCTCGGCAAAGTCCCCGGACAGTCGGATGACCCTTCGCGCCTCATGCTGGAAAACTACTCCACGATGACCGTCTTTGACCAGCCAGTGGAGAGCATCACGGCGCACAACGTCCCAGGAGCCTCTGCAGCAGGGAGGACCGCTGATGGCCTTCTTTGGAACCCCAGTGACATCAATAAACTCAAGTCTGGACTGCAACTTTTTTGA
- the LOC120829229 gene encoding tumor necrosis factor receptor superfamily member 5 isoform X4 has translation MRRSLFCAVLCVSVLVTPGTCCLSKEYELQSGQCCPMCHEGSVVKRDCTPQSGTRCVPCVDGTYMDRPNGLNKCFPCSSCDQGRGLFAKQNCTSTSDTVCDVIDGHFCTDLIEDKECRSTRRHSDCKPGHRVKEPGTRRTDTTCEPCPAGSFSLEGVNCSLWTTCSENQVEVKGGNLTSDTVCGAAPRHLYGLIAVPVVVLVMVLIGTPVVLWIKRRNQKKQQQGPGSSVPLGEETSACLQEESSREGPQGMLSVASGEEASACLQEESSREGPPC, from the exons ATGCGTCGGTCGCTCTTCT GTGCGGTCCTCTGTGTCTCCGTCCTCGTCACTCCAGGGACGTGTTGTCTGTCCAAGGAGTACGAACTACAGTCCGGCCAGTGCTGTCCGATGTGCCACGAAG GTTCAGTGGTTAAAAGAGACTGCACTCCTCAGTCAGGCACGCGGTGCGTCCCCTGTGTGGACGGGACGTATATGGACCGACCCAATGGGCTGAATAAGTGCTTCCCCTGCAGCTCCTGTGACCAAG GCCGTGGTCTCTTTGCCAAACAGAACTGCACATCAACAAGTGACAccgtctgtgacgtcatcgatGGTCACTTCTGCACGGACCTGATAGAAGATAAAGAATGCCGTTCGACACGCAGACATTCAGACTGTAAACCTGGTCACAGGGTCAAAGAGCCTG GGACCAGAAGAACTGACACAACGTGTGAACCTTGTCCCGCAGGCAGTTTTTCACTGGAGGGTGTGAATTGTTCACTTTGGACCAC TTGTTCAGAAAACCAAGTGGAGGTCAAAGGAGGAAACCTGACCAGTGACACTGTTTGTGGAGCTGCTCCAAGACACCTTTACGGGTTAATAGCTGTACCTGTAGTTGTACTTGTAATGGTACTAATAGGAACACCGGTTGTCCTCTGGATCAAAA GGAGAAATCAAAAGAAGCAACAG CAGGGGCCCGGGAGCAGCGTACCACTTGGGGAAGAGACGTCGGCGTGTCTGCAGGAGGAGTCCAGTCGGGAAGGACCTCAAGGGATGTTGAGCGTAGCATCTGGGGAAGAGGCGTCGGCGTGTCTGCAGGAGGAGTCCAGTCGGGAAGGACCGCCATGTTGA
- the LOC120829229 gene encoding tumor necrosis factor receptor superfamily member 5 isoform X3 has translation MRRSLFCAVLCVSVLVTPGTCCLSKEYELQSGQCCPMCHEGSVVKRDCTPQSGTRCVPCVDGTYMDRPNGLNKCFPCSSCDQGSVVKRDCTPQSGTRCVPCVDGTYMDRPNGLNKCFPCSSCDQGRGLFAKQNCTSTSDTVCDVIAGHFCTDLIEDEDEDEECRSARRHSDCKPGHRVKEPGTRRTDTTCEPCPAGSFSLEGVNCSLWTTCSENQVEVKGGNLTSDTVCGAAPRHLYGLIAVPVVVLVMVLIGTPVVLWIKRRNQKKQQQGPGSSVPLGEETSACLQEESSREGPPC, from the exons ATGCGTCGGTCGCTCTTCT GTGCGGTCCTCTGTGTCTCCGTCCTCGTCACTCCAGGGACGTGTTGTCTGTCCAAGGAGTACGAACTACAGTCCGGCCAGTGCTGTCCGATGTGCCACGAAG GTTCAGTGGTTAAAAGAGACTGCACTCCTCAGTCAGGCACGCGGTGCGTCCCCTGTGTGGACGGGACGTATATGGACCGACCCAATGGGCTGAATAAGTGCTTCCCCTGCAGCTCCTGTGACCAAG GTTCAGTGGTTAAAAGAGACTGCACTCCTCAGTCAGGCACGCGGTGCGTCCCCTGTGTGGACGGGACGTATATGGACCGACCCAATGGGCTGAATAAGTGCTTCCCCTGCAGCTCCTGTGACCAAG GCCGTGGTCTCTTTGCCAAACAGAACTGCACATCAACAAGTGACAccgtctgtgacgtcatcgctGGTCACTTCTGCACGGACCTgatagaagatgaagatgaagatgaagaatgcCGTTCGGCACGCAGACATTCAGACTGTAAACCTGGTCACAGGGTCAAAGAGCCTG GGACCAGAAGAACTGACACAACGTGTGAACCTTGTCCCGCAGGCAGTTTTTCACTGGAGGGTGTGAATTGTTCACTTTGGACCAC TTGTTCAGAAAACCAAGTGGAGGTCAAAGGAGGAAACCTGACCAGTGACACTGTTTGTGGAGCTGCTCCAAGACACCTTTACGGGTTAATAGCTGTACCTGTAGTTGTACTTGTAATGGTACTAATAGGAACACCGGTTGTCCTCTGGATCAAAA GGAGAAATCAAAAGAAGCAACAG CAGGGGCCCGGGAGCAGCGTACCACTTGGGGAAGAGACGTCGGCGTGTCTGCAGGAGGAGTCCAGTCGGGAAGGAC CGCCATGTTGA